A genome region from Aurantiacibacter sp. MUD61 includes the following:
- the lexA gene encoding transcriptional repressor LexA has translation MLTAKQHELLLFINRRLEEAGISPSFEEMKEALDLKSKSGVHRLISALEERGFIRRLPNRARALEVVKMPDNVANDAVAKATTPPASAPAPANDVIEIPLHGRIAAGVPIEALEDSQSLPVPAALLGSGEHYALEVSGDSMIEAGIFDGDYALVKKGNTARDGDIVVALVNGEEATLKYLFHEGSSIRLDPANSSYDPQVYADSQVEVQGKLAGLLRRYH, from the coding sequence ATGCTGACCGCGAAGCAACATGAATTGCTGTTATTCATCAATCGTCGTCTGGAAGAGGCGGGCATTTCGCCCAGCTTTGAAGAGATGAAAGAGGCGCTCGATCTGAAGAGCAAATCGGGTGTTCACCGCCTGATTTCGGCTTTGGAAGAGCGTGGCTTTATCCGCAGGCTTCCCAACCGCGCCCGTGCGCTCGAAGTCGTCAAAATGCCGGACAACGTTGCGAATGATGCGGTCGCCAAGGCCACAACGCCGCCTGCTTCCGCGCCTGCGCCCGCCAATGACGTGATCGAAATCCCTCTGCACGGCCGCATCGCCGCAGGTGTTCCGATCGAGGCGCTGGAAGACAGCCAGTCCCTTCCGGTTCCCGCAGCTTTGCTCGGCTCTGGCGAGCATTACGCTCTGGAAGTTTCCGGCGACTCTATGATCGAGGCCGGCATCTTCGACGGCGATTACGCTCTCGTGAAGAAGGGCAATACTGCGCGTGATGGAGATATCGTGGTTGCACTCGTCAATGGTGAGGAAGCAACGCTGAAGTATCTCTTCCATGAAGGCAGCAGCATTCGGCTCGATCCGGCGAATTCCTCTTACGATCCGCAGGTTTACGCTGACAGTCAGGTCGAAGTGCAAGGCAAGCTTGCCGGACTGCTGCGCCGCTACCACTAG
- a CDS encoding molybdopterin molybdotransferase MoeA, with amino-acid sequence MSPPPPIPLEEAQKRLLELAEPLESEIFPVSTAAGRYLADNLCSLRENPAADLSAMDGYAIRADDLAGPWRIIGESAAGHPFAGSLKHGEAIRISTGAHMPDAGGAVLLQEHAHREGDTLSVTDSHSASPQYVRKQGFDFRKGDALLKSGTRIGPAQIAVALAGGHSTINAGKLPQITIIECGDELAADPLESADHQIPATNGPMLAAMAAPYASQCKVIGPIADDKAQLIAAFDQTEADVIVTCGGASVGDHDLVRPALEDWGATLDFWRVAMKPGKPLMVARKGKTIILGLPGNPVSSFVTGYLFLLPLLRRLAGPSASLPTTVMAKLTAKLPPVGDRREFVRAHLAGGEITPVNENDSSALRALAAANALIERPEGSGPQEVGTPVKAYLLENGGIA; translated from the coding sequence GTGAGCCCTCCCCCGCCGATTCCCTTGGAGGAAGCGCAAAAGCGACTTCTTGAGCTTGCTGAGCCGCTGGAATCCGAAATATTTCCCGTATCCACGGCAGCGGGCCGCTATCTTGCCGACAATCTGTGTTCTTTACGCGAAAATCCGGCGGCAGATCTTTCCGCAATGGATGGTTATGCCATTCGTGCAGACGATCTGGCGGGACCGTGGCGCATCATTGGTGAAAGCGCCGCGGGTCATCCATTTGCAGGCTCGCTGAAGCATGGAGAGGCGATACGTATCTCAACCGGCGCGCACATGCCGGACGCCGGCGGCGCGGTGCTTTTGCAGGAGCACGCGCACCGCGAAGGCGACACTCTGTCAGTGACGGATAGTCACTCAGCCAGCCCGCAATACGTTCGCAAGCAAGGCTTCGATTTCCGCAAAGGCGATGCGCTTCTTAAATCAGGAACGCGGATCGGTCCCGCGCAGATTGCCGTTGCGCTAGCTGGGGGACATTCGACAATCAACGCAGGGAAATTGCCGCAGATCACAATTATCGAATGCGGCGACGAGCTTGCAGCAGACCCCTTGGAGTCCGCAGATCACCAAATCCCCGCCACAAATGGCCCCATGCTCGCCGCGATGGCCGCGCCCTATGCTTCCCAATGTAAGGTGATCGGACCGATCGCCGACGATAAGGCGCAACTCATCGCCGCATTCGATCAAACCGAGGCGGATGTGATCGTTACCTGCGGCGGCGCTTCTGTCGGCGATCACGACCTCGTGCGTCCCGCCCTCGAAGACTGGGGCGCCACGCTGGACTTCTGGCGTGTTGCGATGAAGCCGGGAAAGCCGTTGATGGTCGCGCGCAAAGGCAAGACTATCATCCTTGGCCTGCCAGGTAATCCGGTCTCGAGTTTCGTTACCGGCTATTTGTTCTTGCTACCGCTGCTCCGCCGCCTCGCTGGGCCATCCGCATCATTACCCACGACCGTCATGGCGAAACTTACGGCGAAGCTGCCGCCGGTGGGTGACAGGCGCGAGTTCGTTCGCGCGCACCTAGCAGGCGGCGAGATCACCCCGGTGAACGAGAATGACAGCAGCGCCCTGCGCGCACTTGCAGCCGCCAATGCCCTCATCGAGCGACCGGAAGGGTCTGGCCCCCAAGAGGTGGGAACACCGGTTAAAGCCTATTTGCTCGAAAATGGCGGTATCGCTTGA
- the moaC gene encoding cyclic pyranopterin monophosphate synthase MoaC, whose translation MSELTHLDDDGAARMVDVGAKQVTERSATAAGFLRASASTIATISEGNTPKGDVLGTARIAGIMAAKKTADLIPLCHPLPLDSVTIDFAFHEESIAVTATARLSGKTGVEMEALTAASIALLTLYDMAKALEKGMVIEQVRLLSKTGGKSGDWHASEAR comes from the coding sequence ATGTCTGAGCTTACCCATCTGGATGATGACGGCGCGGCGCGCATGGTCGATGTCGGCGCCAAGCAAGTGACCGAGCGGAGCGCAACTGCTGCGGGCTTTTTGCGCGCTTCAGCCAGTACAATCGCTACCATTAGTGAAGGTAACACGCCCAAGGGCGATGTGCTGGGCACTGCGCGGATTGCCGGAATTATGGCGGCGAAAAAGACCGCTGATCTCATCCCGCTCTGCCATCCGCTTCCGCTGGACAGCGTCACAATCGACTTTGCCTTTCATGAAGAGAGCATTGCGGTCACTGCGACCGCGCGCCTTTCTGGCAAGACCGGCGTTGAAATGGAAGCGCTTACAGCAGCTTCCATCGCACTCCTGACACTTTACGACATGGCTAAAGCGCTCGAAAAAGGCATGGTGATCGAGCAGGTGCGGCTGCTGTCGAAGACCGGGGGCAAGAGCGGTGACTGGCACGCGAGCGAGGCAAGGTGA
- a CDS encoding DUF3597 domain-containing protein — protein sequence MGIFSSIKNAIFGDDDDDKKVEHGAKPASKTVEAGRPRPVSTMDLEEALENKPGADKLNWRTSIVDLMKLVGIDPSYENRKELAAELGDNDYSGKAEENIWLHRQVMAKIAAEGGKVPPSMLD from the coding sequence ATGGGTATTTTCAGCTCGATAAAGAACGCGATTTTCGGCGACGATGACGACGACAAGAAGGTGGAGCACGGCGCGAAACCCGCGTCGAAGACTGTCGAGGCAGGCCGCCCGCGGCCTGTCAGCACAATGGATTTGGAAGAAGCGCTGGAGAACAAGCCGGGCGCAGACAAGCTCAACTGGCGGACTTCGATTGTCGATCTGATGAAGCTCGTCGGCATCGACCCAAGCTATGAGAACCGCAAGGAGCTGGCCGCTGAGCTGGGTGACAATGATTATTCGGGCAAGGCCGAAGAAAACATCTGGCTGCACCGTCAGGTGATGGCGAAAATCGCAGCCGAGGGCGGCAAGGTTCCGCCATCGATGCTCGACTGA